One Ranitomeya imitator isolate aRanImi1 chromosome 1, aRanImi1.pri, whole genome shotgun sequence DNA window includes the following coding sequences:
- the LOC138660068 gene encoding zinc finger MYM-type protein 1-like translates to MKRRKESGAMFRKKKKAKEEELKKNEGALLKYLSHDTTTPVAEEIPKFTASDTSAPSTSGTNEQCDDQDIDPSAPSTSGTNEQCDDQDIDPSAPSTSGTNEQCDDQDIDPSAPSTSRSNEECDDQNIPAIDLKDVGLWPSKINDDTRILLVRQGASVVQHLDSDFAEVVREGASIKGQNRKLTRNWFFKTLPNNEKMLRSWLLYSPSKKALYCFCCRLFADAETSQSNFDSVNGFNTWWKLNPKVYNHESSVAHVECFTKWKELEIGLQRGVTIDKKVQEEVENNVKKWREILARLLDIIRFLAKQNLALRGHREVIHHETDYEPESTGKKGNFLELVHLLAKYDPVLREHILRIKFGKKFATSYFSPTIQNEFIEILGGKVRSKVVEQVKIAKYFSMIFDSTPDISHKDQMCQVLRYVMINGKEVKVVESFVDFIEIKGKTSESISTVILQQLEKYGIDIQNCRGQAYDNAAVMAGQHTGVQRRIKEINKKAEFVACTNHSLNLAGVHAASVALSSVTFFGTVERLFTFFSSSTHRWDVLISVTGQSVKRVLETRWSARGDAVSAVKKNYSKILQAVEQLTGEEENRVTRSDAGVLLVALQSFSFLCFLGLWESVLKEINDTQVYLQTKGLNIQQCDTKLGALKAFLTENREELVKHSVAYAKEICEDLGIDMDRRSRKKKKMAGEQSQDAALPYETELMREMYLSLDRVIQEITTRFQQLHALAEKYAFLTPSHLLDDKYECQLNQDHDDINKEEFLIERKRLKSFLYVAVTQDKKETWKEDSPLELLQFIVKYSLENSVPNIVILLRIFLTIAVSVATCERSFSKLKLIKNYLRSTMSAMRLGNMAILSIEHQLSEEIDFDDVINDFANRKARKVKF, encoded by the coding sequence ATGAAGCGAAGAAAAGAAAGTGGTGCAATgtttagaaaaaagaaaaaggctaaggaggaagaattgaaaaaaaatgaaggtGCACTACTAAAATATCTCAGCCACGATACTACTACTCCTGTTGCTGAGGAGATTCCTAAATTCACAGCATCAGAcacaagtgctccttcaacttcaggaaccaatgagcagtgtgatgaccaagacattgacccaagtgctccttcaacttcaggaaccaatgagcagtgtgatgaccaagacattgacccaagtgctccttcaacttcaggaaccaatgagcagtgtgatgaccaagacattgacccaagtgctccttcaacttcaagAAGCAATGAGGAGTGTGACGATCAAAATATTCCTGCTATTGATTTAAAGGATGTTGGTCTTTGGCCAAGTAAAATTAATGATGATACAAGGATCTTACTGGTACGTCAAGGTGCATCAGTGGTTCAGCATCTAGACTCAGACTTTGCTGAAGTGGTTCGTGAGGGAGCATCAATCAAGGGACAAAACAGAAAACTTACACGCAACTGGTTTTTTAAAACTCtgccaaataatgaaaaaatgttgaGGTCATGGTTGCTGTACTCTCCTTCCAAAAAAGCCCTTTACTGCTTTTGTTGCAGACTATTTGCAGATGCAGAAACAAGTCAGTCTAATTTTGATTCAGTGAATGGATTCAACACATGGTGGAAACTTAATCCTAAAGTATACAACCATGAATCTAGTGTGGCCCATGTAGAATGTTTCACAAAATGGAAGGAGTTAGAAATTGGACTCCAACGTGGCGTAACAATTGATAAAAAAGTACAGGAAGAAGTAGAAAATAATGTGAAGAAGTGGAGGGAGATACTTGCAAGATTGTTGGATATCATTAGATTCCTTGCTAAACAAAATTTGGCTTTACGGGGTCACAGAGAAGTAATCCATCATGAGACTGATTACGAACCTGAATCAActggaaaaaagggaaattttttagaATTAGTTCATTTGTTGGCGAAATATGATCCAGTGCTACGTGAACATATTCTAAGAATCAAGTTTGGAAAAAAGTTTGCTACATCATATTTCTCTCCTACAATTCAGAATGAGTTTATAGAAATTTTGGGAGGGAAAGTAAGAAGCAAAGTTGTGGAGCAAGTAAAAATAGCAAAGTATTTTTCTATGATATTTGACAGCACCCCTGATATTTCTCATAAGGATCAAATGTGCCAAGTTTTACGCTACGTTATGATCAATGGGAAAGAAGTTAAGGTTGTGGAATCATTTgttgattttattgaaataaaaggtAAAACTTCAGAGAGTATTTCAACTGTGATTTTGCAACAATTAGAAAAATACGGAATTGACATCCAAAATTGTAGAGGACAAGCATATGATAATGCTGCTGTAATGGCTGGTCAACATACTGGCGTTCAGAGACGCATTAAGGAAATAAACAAAAAAGCTGAATTTGTTGCATGTACAAATCACTCACTGAATTTGGCAGGTGTACATGCAGCTTCTGTTGCACTGAGTTCGGTTACATTTTTTGGAACTGTGGAGCGtttgttcacatttttttcttcttctacccATCGCTGGGATGTTCTGATTTCAGTCACTGGTCAAAGTGTCAAGCGTGTATTAGAAACTCGGTGGAGTGCACGGGGAGATGCTGTGAGtgcagtgaaaaaaaattactccaAAATTTTACAGGCTGTAGAACAGTTAACTGGTGAAGAAGAAAATAGAGTTACCAGGTCAGATGCTGGTGTGTTACTTGTTGCATTACAATCTTTTTCCTTCCTGTGCTTTCTTGGCCTGTGGGAATCTGTGCTTAAAGAAATTAATGACACACAGGTCTACCTACAGACCAAAGGATTAAATATCCAACAATGTGACACAAAACTTGGAGCATTAAAAGCATTTTTAACAGAAAACAGAGAGGAATTAGTTAAGCATTCAGTAGCTTATGCAAAAGAAATTTGTGAAGATTTGGGAATAGATATGGATCGCCGCTCTAGAAAGAAGAAAAAGATGGCAGGTGAACAATCGCAAGACGCTGCATTGCCATATGAAACGGAGTTGATGAGAGAAATGTACCTTTCGTTGGACAGAGTGATCCAAGAAATCACAACAAGATTTCAACAGCTTCATGCTCTTGCTGAAAAATATGCCTTCCTTACTCCATCACACCTTTTGGACGATAAGTATGAGTGTCAGCTAAATCAAGATCACGATGATATTAATAAGGAAGAGTTCCTCATTGAGAGAAAAAGGCTTAAAAGTTTTCTTTATGTTGCTGTTACACAAGACAAAAAAGAGACATGGAAGGAGGACAGTCCGCTTGAACTGTTGCAGTTTATTGTAAAATATAGTCTAGAGAACTCAGTTCCAAATATTGTCATACTCCTTCGCATTTTTCTTACTATTGCTGTAAGTGTTGCTACTTGTGAGAGGAGTTTTTCCAAGTTAAAGCTGATTAAAAATTACCTAAGATCCACAATGAGCGCCATGCGTTTAGGAAATATGGCCATTCTGTCTATTGAACATCAGCTGAGTGAAGAAATAGACTTTGATGATGTTATCAACGATTTTGCAAACAGAAAGGCAAGAAAAGTAAAATTCTAA